Genomic DNA from Shouchella patagoniensis:
CTCCCTAATCAGTTGCAGCCTTTCATCATCACACTCAAGCGTATGTCCAGATTCCATAAAATTCCTCCAGTTAAAGCGATGAGTAAAGTGTAACAAAATAAGAAAAAAGCTAAAACTAAGGGGGACAGCAGGATGAGTTAGCATTCTGGAGGATTTGTAAGTATGGTAGAAGGTCAATCTGTTCAGTATAAACTGAACAATTAATTCAGACTAATAAAAAGCTATGCACTGTTTGATTAGTTTTTTATAAATAGGGTATAGTTACATGGTCATAAAGAAGCACGAATTAAGTAAAGAGGTGGAAAAACTTGTCGAAAATTAAAGTTGAGGGCTTAACGAAAGTGTTTGGGAAGAAACCTAAACGAGCTCTAGACATGTTAGCACAAGGGAAAAAGAAGCCGGAGATTTTAGAAGAAACCGGTCTCACTGTCGGTGTTGACAGAGCAAGCTTTGATGTAAAAGACGGAGAAATATTCGTAATTATGGGCTTGTCTGGAAGCGGAAAATCAACAATTGTTCGGTTATTAAATCGTCTGATTGAACCAACGACTGGCAGCGTTTGGATTGATGACGAAGATTTAGCAAAAATGGACGCAAAAAACTTGCGTGAAGTTCGGCGGAAAAAAATGAGCATGGTGTTCCAAAAATTCGGTTTATTCCCTAATCGAACGATAATCGAAAATGTCGAGTATGGGCTTGAAGTACAGGGCATTGATAAATCGGAACGGAGAAAAACTGCACAAACATCATTGGAGCTTGTTGGCTTAAAAGGATACGAGGATAGTTATCCTGATCAACTATCAGGCGGGATGCAACAACGTGTGGGACTTGCGCGAGCACTTGCAAATGATCCAGACGTCCTTCTTATGGATGAAGCATTTTCGGCGCTTGATCCGCTTATTCGTAAAGATATGCAAGATGAACTTTTAGACTTGCAAGAAAAAATGAATCGTACGATTATTTTTATTACGCATGATTTGGATGAAGCGCTGAGAATTGGTGATCGCATAATGATCATGAAAGATGGTTCTATTGTACAAATTGGTACACCGGAAGAAATCTTAACTCAGCCCGAAAATGACTATGTTGAACGATTTGTTGAAGATGTGGATCGTTCGAAAGTCTTTACTGCTGAAAATGTAATGATTCGTCCAGAATCCGTTAAGTTAGAAAAAGACGGCCCAAGGGTTGCTTTGCAACGAATGAAAGAAGCTGGTATTTCGAGTATATACGTTACAAAACGGAATAAAGAACTTGTTGGCATCGTCCATGCAAGTGACGTTTCTGAACTTATTAAACAAAATATAAATTCATTAGAAAGCATTATTGTCACCGATGTACCGATCGTTGAAAAAGATACGCCACTTAATGAACTTATGGACCAACTATCAATGAGTACAGTGCCACTTGTCGTTCTCTCTAATAATAAATTGCAAGGAATCATCGTAAGAAGCGCTGTTCTTGGGGCGTTATCGGGAAGTGAGGTTGATTTTAATGGATTTTCTACCCCGTCTGGAAATAGGTAGTTGGATTGAAGCATTTATCGACTGGCTGCAAAATGCGGGTTGGTTGTTTGACGGAATTTACACAGCGATTGAGGGATTGTTTGATGCCATTTATTGGTTAGTTGCTCTTCCTCCAAGCTGGCTCTTTATTATCATTATTGGAGCATTAACCTATTTATTAAACCGTGGAAAATGGGGCTTACTCGTCTTTGTCATTATTGGTTTAGTATTTATTGATAG
This window encodes:
- a CDS encoding quaternary amine ABC transporter ATP-binding protein encodes the protein MSKIKVEGLTKVFGKKPKRALDMLAQGKKKPEILEETGLTVGVDRASFDVKDGEIFVIMGLSGSGKSTIVRLLNRLIEPTTGSVWIDDEDLAKMDAKNLREVRRKKMSMVFQKFGLFPNRTIIENVEYGLEVQGIDKSERRKTAQTSLELVGLKGYEDSYPDQLSGGMQQRVGLARALANDPDVLLMDEAFSALDPLIRKDMQDELLDLQEKMNRTIIFITHDLDEALRIGDRIMIMKDGSIVQIGTPEEILTQPENDYVERFVEDVDRSKVFTAENVMIRPESVKLEKDGPRVALQRMKEAGISSIYVTKRNKELVGIVHASDVSELIKQNINSLESIIVTDVPIVEKDTPLNELMDQLSMSTVPLVVLSNNKLQGIIVRSAVLGALSGSEVDFNGFSTPSGNR